DNA from Stutzerimonas decontaminans:
CTCTAGAGCGGGCCATAAGAAGCTGATGGGAGACGACTGAATGAGCAATGACGGCGTGAATGCAGGCCGGCGTCGCTTCCTTGTGGCCGCCACTTCGGTGGTGGGCGCTGCAGGAGCGGTGGGTGCCGCGGTCCCGTTCGTGGGATCGTGGTTCCCGAGTGCCAAGGCCAAGGCTGCCGGTGCGCCGGTAAGGGTAAATATCAGCAAGATTGAGCCGGGGCAGCAGATGGTCGCCGAGTGGCGCGGTCAGCCGGTATTTATCGTGCGTCGAACCGAGGAGATTCTTGGCAATCTGGAAAAGGTTGCTGGTCAGGTGGCTGATCCGGAATCTAAAGACTCTGAGCAGCCCGCTTATGTCGATCCGAAGAATCGGGCTATCAAGCCAGAGCTTCTGGTAGTGGTTGGTCTGTGCACTCACCTGGGTTGCGCGCCGTCATTCCGCCCTGAGGTGGCTGCAGCCGATCTCGGAGCTGATTGGCTCGGCGGTTATTTCTGCCCCTGCCATGGCTCCAAGTACGATATGGCTGGTCGCGTCTATAAGGCGCAGCCAGCTCCCTTGAACCTGCCGGTGCCCCCGCACTCGTACGAGACCGATAATGTAATCATCATCGGTGTGGACCAGGAGAACGCCTGATGAGCAAGTTCATGGAATGGGTCGACGCCCGCTTCCCCGCGACCAAGATGTGGGAAGACCATCTTTCGAAGTATTACGCTCCCAAGAACTTCAACGTTCTGTATTTCTTCGGTTCGCTGGCGTTGCTGGTGCTGGTCAACCAGATCCTGACCGGTATCTGGCTGACAATGAGCTACGAGCCGTCCGCCGAAGGTGCTTTCGCGTCCGTCGAATACATCATGCGCGACGTCGAGTACGGCTGGATTCTGCGCTACCTGCACTCCACAGGTGCCTCGGCATTCTTCGTGGTGGTCTACCTGCACATGTTCCGCGGCATCCTCTATGGCTCCTATCAGAAGCCGCGTGAGCTGGTGTGGATCTTCGGCATGATGATCTACCTGGCGCTGATGGCCGAAGCCTTCATGGGCTACCTGCTGCCATGGGGCCAGATGTCCTACTGGGGTGCCCAGGTAATCATCTCGCTGTTCGGTGCTATTCCGGTTATCGGTGCGGACCTGACCCAGTGGATCCGTGGTGACTACCTGATCTCGGGCATCACGCTGAACCGCTTCTTCGCCCTGCATGTCGTTGCCCTGCCGATCGTCATCCTCGGCTTGGTCGTACTGCACATCCTGGCGCTGCACGAGGTTGGCTCGAACAACCCGCTGGGCGTCGACATCAAGAAGACCAAGGATGAAAACGGCGTGCCGCTGGACGGCATCCCGTTCCACCCGTACTACACCGTGAAGGACATTGTCGGTGTCGTTGTGTTCCTGTTCGTCTTCTGCGCCGTGGTGTTCTTCTTCCCTGAAATGGGTGGCTACTTCCTTGAAAAGCCCAACTTCGAAGAAGCGAATGCGCTGAAAACCCCAGCACACATCGCCCCTGTTTGGTATTTCACGCCGTTCTACGCGATCCTGCGCGCAGTGCCCGACAAGCTGCTCGGCGTGATTGCCATGGGGGCTGCCATCGCCGTGCTGTTCGTTTTGCCTTGGCTGGACCGTAGTCCGGTCAAGTCCATGAAGTACAAGGGTTGGATGAGCAAGGTCGCGCTGCTGCTGTTCTGCATCTCGTTCGTCATTCTGGGTGTGCTGGGCGTACTGTCTCCGACTCCAGGTCGCACCCTGCTGTCGCAGATCTGTACGGCAATCTACTTCGGATACTTCATCCTGATGCCGTTCTACACCAAGCTCGAGAAGACCAAAGTGGTTCCGCAAAGGGTGGATGGCTGATGAAAAAGCAATTTGCTGCATTGATTCTTGCAATTTTGCCGGTCTTTACCTTCGCGGCCGGTCCGGAGGTTCCGCTGGATAAGGTCGATATCGACCTGACTGACAAGGCTGCCATGCAGGATGGCCTGAAGACTTTCGCCAACTATTGCATGGGTTGCCATAGCGCCAAGTTCCAGCGCTACGAGCGGGTCGCGACCGATCTGGGGATTTCGGAAGAGGTGATGATGGATAACATCGTCTTTGCCGATGCCAAGTTTGGTGACCACATGAGCATCGGCATGAAAGCCGAGGACGCCAAGGTCTGGTTCGGCGCTGCGCCCCCTGACCTGACGCTGGTTGCGCGCGTTCGTGGCAACGACTGGTTGTACTCATATATGCGTAGCTTCTACGAAGACCCGGCTCGTCCCTACGGCGTGAACAATACGGTCTTCCCGAATGTGGGTATGCCGCACGTACTGGCTCCGCTTCAGGGGCGTCGTGTCGTAGGCTGCAAGCAGGTTCAGGTAGTCGAAAACGGTCGCAAGCAGTTCGATCCTCTGACTGGTACGCCTATCACCCAGGAAGCCTGCGATCAGATGGTCGTCGAACCTGGTACCGGCACGCTCTCCGAGGCTGAGTACGACGAGAAGATCAAGAACCTGGTGACCTTCCTTGCCTACTCGGCAAACCCGGTCAAGCTGGAGAGCCAGCGCATCGGTACCTATGTACTGTTGTTCCTGGCTGTGTTCTTCGTGTTCGCCTACCTGCTCAAGCGTGAGTACTGGAAAGACGTTCACTAAGCACTTCGTTTCCATTTGCAGTACCTTGCGCGCGCCCAATGGGCGCGCGCGTTTTTTCTGCTCCAGAATTAAAAGTGAGGAAGGACCCATGGCTGCAACCAATCGGTTGGGCTGCTATTCAGATCCTGCCGACCACTATTCCCATCGTGTGCGTCTCGTGCTCGCAGAGAAGGGCGTCAGCGTCGATATCCTTGATGTCGAGGCGGGGCAGTGTCCGGTCAAACTGGCTGAGGTGAATCCGTACGCCACTGTTCCGACGCTCGTCGACCGCGATCTGGCGCTCTACGAACCAAGTGTGATCCTGGAATATCTGGAGGAGCGCTATCCGCATCCGCCGCTGCTGCCGGTCTATCCGGTCGCGCGAGCCAACACGCGCCTTCTGGTCTATCGCATTCAGCGCGATTGGTGCTCGCTGGCTGATCGCATTCTTGATCAGCGGACCGCTGAGCCCGAACGTGTCCAGGCGCGCAAAGAGCTTCGTGAAAGCCTGATCGGCGTATCACCGATTTTTGTGGAGAAGCCCTACTTCATGAGCGATGAGATCAGTCTCGTCGACTGCTGCCTGTTGCCTATCCTCTGGCGTTTGCCCAGACTCGGTATCGAGTTGCCCCGAGCGGCTAAGCCGCTGCTCGACTACATGGAGCGCAACTTCGCCCGCGAGGCCTTCCAGGCCAGTCTTTCCGCCGTCGAGCGCGACATGCGCTGAGAGAGGATGTCTTCATGAATTCAAGCCGCCCGTATCTGGTCAGAGCGCTCTACGAGTGGATTGTCGATAACGATTGCACACCGCATCTGTTAGTCAACGTCGACTATCCAGGTGTGCAGGTGCCCGCCGGCTTCGCCAGTGACGGTCAGATAGTGTTGAACGTCGCGCCAAGCGCCGTCCGCCATTTGCACATGGATAACGAGGCGATCAGCTTTGAAGGCCGTTTTGGTGGTGTTTCGCATTCGTTGAACGTGCCGTCTGCGGCGGTGATGGCCATCTATGCCAGGGAGAATGGCCAGGGCATGGTGTTTGAGATCGAACCAACGCCGCCCGACGACAATGTGCCGGGCGATAGCGGAGCTTCTACTGATGAAGGGCCACGGCCGGGTGGACGTCCGAGTCTGAAGGTAGTGAAATAGGCGGGCGCGGCGCCCGTGATCTGTGATCCGGGCGCCGGCAAATGCTTCAGTCGATGTACTCGAACAGTTTGACGATGCGCTGGACGCCAGCAACGCCTTGAACGAGGTTGGTAGCGCGGTTGCCTTCCTGGCGAGTCACCAGGCCCAGCAGATAGACGATCCCGTTCTCGGTGATCACCTTGATTCTCGAGCCTGGCACGCTGTTATCGGCGAGCATCTGGGTCTTGATCTTGGTGGTCAGCCAGGAATCGTTGCTGCGTGCCAGCGCAGATGAGGGCGGCAGGATCTGCAGTTCGTTGTGAACGCGCTTGACCCGCTGCACGCCGCTTGCAGCGCGCTCAGCCATTTCCTTGAGCTCCGCCCGCGGGGTCTGCCCAGCAAGGAGTACGACACCGTTATAGCTGGCGACGACCACGTGTGAGCCCTGGTCGAGGTCGGGATGTGCCTTGGCGATATTGACCGCAGCCTTGGTCTCGATCAGCGAGTCGTCAATCTTGCTGCCAATGGTGCGAGTGCCGCGATTGTCGGCGATTGGGTCATCACGAGTAGCGGTCAATACTGAGCTACAGCCGCTGACGGCCAAGCAAAACCCCAGGGCGATTGCAGGCAAGCGGAACACGGTCATTCCTCACTCCCGAACAGTTGATTGTCGATCAGGTCGCACAAGCAGTGGATGGTCAGCAGGTGAACTTCCTGAATGCGAGCGGTCACTTTGGCTGGTACGCGGATTTCGACATCCTCTGGCAATAGGAGTGACGCCATTCCGCCGCCGTCGCGTCCAGTCAGTGCTACCACCAGCATTTCTCGGTCGTGAGCGGCCTGGATGGCCTGGATCACATTGGCAGAGTTGCCGCTGGTCGAGATAGCCAGGAGTACGTCGCCGGGCTGCCCTAGTGCACGAATCTGCTTGGAGAACACTTCGTTGTAGCTGTAATCATTGGCAATCGAGGTAATCGTCGAGCTGTCGGTGGTCAGTGCGATGGCCGGCAGACTCGGACGCTCGCGCTCGAAGCGATTGAGCAGTTCGGAGGAAAAGTGCTGTGCATCGCCGGCGGAGCCGCCGTTCCCGCAGGTGAGAATCTTGCCCTCGCTCAGCAGGGCGTTAACCATTACCTGGCCAGCCTGCTCGATGCTGGGTGCCAGCACTTCCATAGCCTGCTGCTTGGTTTCGATGCTGGCCTGGAACAGCTGGCGGATTCGGGTTTGCATATCCATTGGTGATTGACCTTCAAGGTGGCAAGCGCGTCCGGTATCTGACGGACGACGCGCTTGCGGTTCGCTAGGGCTGGGCGGCATCGTGCAGCAGTCGCTGCGTAATGGATCGTTCAGCTATCAAATGCGTTGCGGATCCAGTTCAGGTTCTCGGTTTGTCCGGGCGCGGCGATCGCGACGACGTCGAATCGGCAAGGGCTTCGTGCCCAGCGGCTTTCCTTCTGCAGGAACAGCTGGGCGGCCCTGATCAGCTTCTGTTGCTTGCGCGTATCGACGCTTTCCAGTGCGCCGCCCCATGCGGCGTGGCGTCTGTAGCGGACCTCGACGAATACTACTGTATCGCCGTCGAGCATGACCAGATCAAGCTCGCCGCTGCGGCAGGACCAGTTGCGCTCAAGCAGGCGAAGCCCTTTGCCGCAGAGGTAGCTCAGTGCGAGGGCTTCGGCAGAGCGTCCGCTGCTCTGGCTGTGGCTCATTACTGCGTTTCGTCCAGGCGCTCCACTGCGCCGTCGCGGAACTGGGCCCATGGCAGTTGGCGCTCGATGCGCTGCTGCGGGTTCAGGCTCAGGGTGCCGGAGAGCCCTTCCAGGTGTGTGTCCGGAAGCGCCAGCAGCTGGTTCAGCCGTGGCGCCAACAGGTATGCGTCGGCACCCATCGCGTAAAGGCGGCCCAGGGTGCCGCCAGCCTGCGGCCACTTTTGCTCGACTTCCTGACGTAGTGGCAGCTGGTCGTCCAGCAGCCAAGGGGTTTCGGCGAAGCGTATGCCCTCGAGATCCAGGTATTGGGTACGGTCGTGGCTGGCCGCGTGCAGATGCGAGGTGGCGTAGACTGGAAGGTCGCCGGCATATTGGAAGATCAGGGTGGGTCTGACCTGCTGGGCCTGTTGTGGTGTCGCCGCGAGGAAGATGAAGTCTACGTCCTGGCGGCGGGTCGGTTGGCTGGTGGTGGAGGCGTCGGTGACGCTGCTGACCCGACCGGCGCGGTTCTCGCTGTTGCGTAGCTGCAGTAGGTCAGCAATCTGGTTGGCCAGTTGCACCGGCTCAGCCAGTGGCTCGGCAGCCACTAGCGTTCCGCCGAGCTCCTGCCAGCTCTGGCGAAATGCGTCGAGAACTCGGCCGCCCCAGTCGCCTCGAGGTGCTAGCGCGATCGCGCGGCGATGGCCGTCCGCCCAGGCACGTCTAGCGACTTCCCGGGCTTCGTCTTCGGCGGCAAGGCCGAACTGGAAGAGCTGTGGAGGAGTGCGCTGTCCGGCGTCGCTGTAGTTAAGTGCCAGCGTGGTGATGGGGAGTTGGTCTCGCTCGGCGAGTTGGCGAACCAGATCCTTTTCCAGTGGGCCGACGACAAGCTGCACGCCGGCGGCCTGAGCTTGGCGATAGAAGTCGTCGATGGAGGTCATGCGGCTGCTGTCATAGAGCTCGATGCGTAGTGCTTGTCCGCTCTGCTGGGCATGCAGATGGGCGGCTAGAAAGCCGTCCCGCAGGGCCCGCGCCACGCTCGCTAGCTGACCCTCCATGGGAAGCAGAAGCGCGACGTGATTCAGTGGCTGATCGGCCAGCTCTCGTAGTTTTTGCAGCGGTTCGGGCAGTTGCTGTGCGGCAGGGTGCTGTGGGTTCTGTGCAATCCACTCATCTATAGCGCGCTGTTGCTGAGCTACTGTGCCGGCTCGCTTCAGGGACAAGGCAAGCGCCTGCCAGCCGGCAAGGTCCGCATCCGCCGCCCTCTGTAGTTCTTTCTCGGGTAGGGCGGATACGAGCTTCCAGATGCGTTCGTGGTTCGCTCGCGCCTGTTCGCCGCTCAGCAGCGGGGCGGTGAAAACCCGCTCACGTGCAGCGGCGTGCAATTTGTTGGTCGCCTCAAGTGCCTCTGCGCGTGCCAGCTGACTGCGAACCTGCTGCTCCACCGGTAGTTCGGCCAGGCGCTCGAATGCCGGGTGGCGGAATGCCTGCACGGCCCGTTCCGGCTCGTCATCGGCGAGCGCGATTTCCGCTTGTAAGGTCAGTGCAAAGATCTGCTGCGCCGGTTTGAGCGCTTCCACCTGGACCTGTTCGAGAATGCTGCGAGCCTGTGCATTGTTGTCCTGTTGGAAGCTCTGGTCTGCTGCGGCCAGGCGCAGCTGTGCGGCTTGTTCGGGGTCGCTCTGCTCGGCCTTTTGCAGCAACTGCTGGGTAGAAGCCTGAGGGGTGCGAGGCAGCTCGCCAAGAGTTGACGAGGGGGAGCTGGCGCAGGCTGCAAGTATGGAGGCGATGCAGAGAAGAAAGATGGGGCGTAAGCAGGCCATTAGATGATCGTTCCTGAAAGCACTGGCGAGTGTTGGCGGATTGTACCCAAGCACTGGAGAGGCCGCGATGTTGCGGCGGTGAATCGGGCTACAATGCGCATTTCCGTGACAGAGGTAAGCCCTTGTGACTGCCAGCGATGGTGCGAATTCCGGAGTAGGTACGCTTTATGTCGTCGCTACGCCTATTGGCAATCTGGAGGACATCAGTGCCCGCGCGCTGCGGGTGCTTAAAGAGGTGTCGTTGATCGCTGCGGAGGATACCCGGCACTCATCCCGCCTGCTTGCACACTTCGGTATTCAGACGCCTTTGGCTGCATGCCACGAGCACAACGAGCGTGAAGAGGGTGGTCGGTTCCTCGGTCGGCTGCAGGCGGGCGAGAGCGTGGCGTTGATTTCCGATGCCGGTACGCCGTTGATTTCTGATCCGGGCTATCACCTCGTGCGTCAGGCCCGCGCTGCGGGTATTGCCGTTGTGCCGGTGCCGGGTGCTTGTGCACTGATTGCTGCACTGTCGGCGGCTGGTTTGCCGTCGGATCGGTTCATTTTTGAAGGTTTCCTGCCTGCCAAGGCAGCAGCGCGCCGTGCGCGCCTTGAGGTCCTCAAAGAAGAGCCGCGCACGCTGATCTTTTATGAGGCTCCGCACCGCATTCTCGAATCGCTCTGTGATTTCGAGGATGTGTTCGGTTCCGATCGGCTTGCAGTGTTGGGTCGCGAGCTGACCAAGACATTCGAAACGCTGAAAGGGCTGCCGTTGGGCGATCTGCGTGCTTGGGTCGCGGCTGACAGCAACCAGCAGCGGGGTGAGTGCGTGGTGCTTGTCGAGGGTTGGCAAGCGCCACGGGATGAAAGTGCGGTGGGCGCGGAGTCGCTCCGGGTGCTTGATCTATTGCTTGCCGAAATGCCGCTCAAACGAGCGGCAGCCGTAGCGGCGGAAATTACCGGTGTACGCAAGAACCTGCTCTATCAGGCGGCGTTGGAGCGCAAATAGTCGTCGGCGATGACCGCGTCCGTTAGGTGGTGCGCTTGCAGGCGGCGCCTCACGACGATACTCTGGCGCCCGGAGAGTCGATCGGACAGTCGCTGTCTCTTTTTGTTCCGGCAAGAAGGGAGGGAGGAAAGTCCGGGCTCCATAGGGCGAAGTGCCAGGTAACGCCTGGGAGGCGTGAGCCTACGGAAAGTGCCACAGAAAATAACCGCCTAAGCGCTTCGGCGCCGGTAAGGGTGAAAAGGTGCGGTAAGAGCGCACCGCACGGCTGGCAACAGTTCGTGGCTAGGTAAACCCCACTTGGAGCAAGACCAAATAGGGATCCATTGGCGTGGCCCGCGCTGGATCCGGGTAGGTTGCTAGAGGCAGTCAGTGATGGCTGTCGTAGAGGAATGGCTGTCCTCGACAGAACCCGGCTTACAGATCGACTCTCCTCCTCTTACTTCCTTTCGTAACCTGTATTTTTAATTCCGAAAGATTCTTGCTCTTAACAAAGTACTTTAACTTTGTTGGGCAACGCCTTGCGCTTCCTCGAAATTGTCTTTTCATCCCTCCGCTGTTCTCGTCATATCTCCTGTTAGCGCCGCTAAATTGCCGCTCCGTAAGGCTTTTTCCCCTCCGGCTCGCCTTGACGGTGGGGCGGCTGCGTTTCTATAGTGCGCACAAGTGGTAGGAAGTGGCAGAAAGTGGGTAAATATGGGCATGGATAGCTAATTCAGGGGAAGCGCAGCCGTGTTTCGCGGAGCTAACGCCATCAGTCTCGACGCCAAAGGCCGGCTAGCCATGCCCAGCCGGTATCGCGACGAGCTGAATTCCCGTGGCGATGGCCAGCTGATCATCACGATCGATGCCGTGGACCGCTGTTTATGTATTTACCCGTTGCCCGAGTGGGAGCTCATCGAGACAAAGCTTCGCGAGTTGCCGTCCCTGCGCGAAGAAGCCCGTCGTCTGCAGCGGCTGTTGATCGGTAATGCGGTTGATCTGGAGATGGATGGCAGTGGTCGGGTGGTGGTGCCGCCACGTCTTCGGGACTACGCCCGGCTAGACAAGCGGGCGATGCTCGTTGGTCAACTGAACAAGTTTCAACTGTGGAACGAGGACGACTGGAACGCGATTTCTGATGCGGACCTGGCGGCCATCAAGCAACCCGGCGGTCTGCCGGAAGAACTACGTGACCTTATCCTGTGAACCAGATCAGCAGCCTGCGACATATCACCGTGTTGCTCGACGAAGCCGTCGCGGCGCTGAACGTGCGTCCAGATGGGCGCTATCTGGATGGGACCTTCGGGCGAGGCGGTCATAGCCGGCTGCTATTGCAGCAGCTCGGTCCTGATGGCCAATTGCTAGGCTTCGACAAGGACCCGTTAGCCATCGCTACGGGGCAAGCACTGGCGGCCGAGGACGGCCGCTTTGTCGTTGTGCAGAGAAGTTTTGCCGAGCTGGGCGAGGAAGTCGCGCAACGCGGCTGGGTCGGGACTGTCAGCGGTGTTTTGCTGGATCTTGGTGTCTCCTCGCCACAGCTGGATGATGCGGAGCGTGGGTTCAGTTTCCTCAATGATGGTCCGCTGGACATGCGTATGGACCCCAGTCGTGGTCTCAGCGCTGCGGAATGGATCGCCCAGGCGGACGAGGACGAAATCGCGCGGGTATTTAAGGAATACGGCGAAGAGCGTTTTGCCAAACGCATGGCGCGTGCCGTGGTGCAGCGCCGTGCCGAGGCACCTTTCCAGCGTACGGCTGATCTCGCCAAGGTGCTGACCGAGGCCAATCCCGCCTGGGAGAAGGGCAAGAATCCGGCAACGCGTGCGTTTCAGGGGCTGCGCATCTATATCAATAATGAGCTGGGCGACCTGGAACGCGGTCTCGACGCAGCGCTGGAGGCTCTGGAGGTTGGTGGTCGGCTGGTCGTCATCAGTTTCCATTCGCTGGAAGATCGGATCGTCAAGCAGTTCATGCGTCGCCACGCCAAGGGTGAGGCGGACAAGTTGCCACGCGACCTGCCAATCATTCCAAAGGCTTTCGAACCGAGGCTGAAGCTGTTTGGCAAGCCGCAGTACGCTTCGGATGCCGAGGTGAAGGCCAACCCGCGTTCGCGCAGCGCTGTGATGCGCGTGGCGGAGAAGCTACGGTGAGTCGCATGCTGCGTTCCATGCCCAACGGCAGCCTGCTGATGCTGGTGCTGTTCGTCAGCGTTCTACTATCAGCGATTGCGGTCGCCTACTGTGCCCATTGGAATCGCCAGTTGCTAAACGAGCTCTATGGTGAGCTCAGTGTGCGTGACAAGGCTCAGGCCGAGTGGGGTCGCCTGATTCTCGAACAGAGCACCTGGACCGCGCACAGTCGTATCGAGACGCTGGCGACCGACCAGCTGCGCATGCACATTCCCGCGGCCGCAGACGTCAGGCTGGTGAAGCCATGATGAATCTTCAGGGCGCACTCTATCCGTGGCGTTTTCGCATCGTGTTGGTGCTGCTGGCACTGCTCGTGGGTGCGATCGCCTGGCGCATCGTCGATCTTCAGGTGATGGATCAGGGCTTTCTGAAGGGGCAGGGCGACGCGCGCAGCGTTCGTCATATTCCGATTCCGGCGCACCGCGGGTTGATTACCGACCGCAACGGCGAACCGCTCGCTGTAAGTACGCCGGTTACTACGCTGTGGGGTAACCCCAAGGAACTGCAGGCCGCACGTGCTCGTTGGCCGGAGCTGGCCAAGGCGCTGGGTCAGGAAGCCGCAATCCTGAGCGAGCGCCTGCAGTCGCAGGCGTCTCGTGAGTTTATCTATCTGGTACGCGGCCTGACTCCAGAGCAGGGGCAGGACATTCTCGATCTGAAGATCCCAGGGGTTTATGCCCAAGAGGAGTTTCGGCGCTTCTACCCTGCAGGCGAAGTGGCCGCCCACGTGGTGGGCTTCACCGACATCGATGATCGTGGCCGCGAAGGCATGGAACTCGCGTATGACGAATGGCTGGCAGGCGTGCCGGGCAAGCGCCAAGTGCTCAAGGATCGTCGTGGTCGCCTGATCAAGGATGTACAGGTGGTGAAAAATGCCAAGGCGGGCAAAGCCATGGCGTTGTCGATTGATCTCCGCCTGCAGTACCTCGCCCACAGTGAGCTGCGCAATGTGGTGCACGAGTACGGCGCCAAGGCTGCCAGCCTGGTGATGGTCGACGTAAAGACTGGCGAAATCCTCGCCATGGCCAACCAGCCCACCTACAACCCGAACAATCGCCGCAACCTGCAGCCGGCCGCCATGCGCAATCGCGCCATGATCGACGTCTTCGAACCAGGTTCGACCGTCAAACCATTCAGCATTGCTGCGGCGTTGGGAACCGGTAAGTACCAGCCGGATTCGGTCGTCAATACGCTGCCTGGATGGATGCGCATTGGCCGCTACACCATCCGCGATGTCTCCCGCGGTGGCATGCTCTCGCTGACCGGCATTCTGATGAAATCGAGCAACGTCGGTATCAGCAAGATCGCCCTGGATATCGGCGCCGAGCCGGTTTACGCCGTGATGCAGCAGGCTGGATTTGGCCAGGACACCGGGCTTGGCTTCCCCGGCGAGCGTGTGGGCAATCTGCCCAATCATCGCAAGTGGCGGGACGCCGAGACCGCGTCGTTGGCCTATGGCTATGGCCTGTCGGTAACTGCGGTTCAGCTGGCCCATGCCTATGCGGTACTGGGCAATCAGGGCTCCAACGTTCCGCTTTCCTTGCTGCGCCTGGATCGGCCGCAGGACGGCGTGCAGGTCATTGACAAGCAGATATCCGGAACGGTTCTGCAGATGCTGCGGGCAGTGGTCGAGGAAGAGGGTGGCGGCGGCGCGCGAGCCAAGGTGCCGGGCTACCACGTCGGCGGTAAGAGCGGTACCGCGAAGAAGATTTCCGGCACTGGCGGCTACACCAAGGACGCCTACCGTTCATTCTTCGCTGGCGTCGCGCCGCTTTCCAACCCGCGGATCGCTGCGGTGGTCGTCGTCGACGAACCGAGCAAGGGCCAGTATTACGGTGGTCTGGTCGCGGCGCCGGTCTTCGGCAAGGTCATGGCCCGTGCGCTACGCCTGATGAACGTCGCACCGGACAACCT
Protein-coding regions in this window:
- the rsmH gene encoding 16S rRNA (cytosine(1402)-N(4))-methyltransferase RsmH translates to MNQISSLRHITVLLDEAVAALNVRPDGRYLDGTFGRGGHSRLLLQQLGPDGQLLGFDKDPLAIATGQALAAEDGRFVVVQRSFAELGEEVAQRGWVGTVSGVLLDLGVSSPQLDDAERGFSFLNDGPLDMRMDPSRGLSAAEWIAQADEDEIARVFKEYGEERFAKRMARAVVQRRAEAPFQRTADLAKVLTEANPAWEKGKNPATRAFQGLRIYINNELGDLERGLDAALEALEVGGRLVVISFHSLEDRIVKQFMRRHAKGEADKLPRDLPIIPKAFEPRLKLFGKPQYASDAEVKANPRSRSAVMRVAEKLR
- the ftsL gene encoding cell division protein FtsL translates to MLRSMPNGSLLMLVLFVSVLLSAIAVAYCAHWNRQLLNELYGELSVRDKAQAEWGRLILEQSTWTAHSRIETLATDQLRMHIPAAADVRLVKP
- a CDS encoding peptidoglycan D,D-transpeptidase FtsI family protein codes for the protein MNLQGALYPWRFRIVLVLLALLVGAIAWRIVDLQVMDQGFLKGQGDARSVRHIPIPAHRGLITDRNGEPLAVSTPVTTLWGNPKELQAARARWPELAKALGQEAAILSERLQSQASREFIYLVRGLTPEQGQDILDLKIPGVYAQEEFRRFYPAGEVAAHVVGFTDIDDRGREGMELAYDEWLAGVPGKRQVLKDRRGRLIKDVQVVKNAKAGKAMALSIDLRLQYLAHSELRNVVHEYGAKAASLVMVDVKTGEILAMANQPTYNPNNRRNLQPAAMRNRAMIDVFEPGSTVKPFSIAAALGTGKYQPDSVVNTLPGWMRIGRYTIRDVSRGGMLSLTGILMKSSNVGISKIALDIGAEPVYAVMQQAGFGQDTGLGFPGERVGNLPNHRKWRDAETASLAYGYGLSVTAVQLAHAYAVLGNQGSNVPLSLLRLDRPQDGVQVIDKQISGTVLQMLRAVVEEEGGGGARAKVPGYHVGGKSGTAKKISGTGGYTKDAYRSFFAGVAPLSNPRIAAVVVVDEPSKGQYYGGLVAAPVFGKVMARALRLMNVAPDNLPPPAELQTAEAAKGKGGRI